One Nitrospirae bacterium YQR-1 DNA window includes the following coding sequences:
- a CDS encoding XRE family transcriptional regulator has translation MAISVIDEKVRTRIVRILQQRGIKQKELSEMIGVMPQNLNAYMTGKRGFGKRNITRIASALGISEEAIYSDSSAIKSRIKKTKKIPLISWEKAGQWHEALDIFETGYADDWVSFDTEDENAFALTVSDNSMAPEFIQNDKVMVSPSVDTKTGDYVIAMLSDSITLRRVKYLDEAVLLKTINPDYDDSIITGRDRKNLRIIGKIIARLVKY, from the coding sequence ATGGCAATTTCGGTGATAGATGAAAAAGTAAGAACAAGGATTGTGAGAATTCTGCAGCAAAGAGGAATTAAACAAAAGGAATTATCTGAGATGATAGGTGTGATGCCTCAGAATTTAAATGCCTACATGACGGGCAAGAGGGGCTTTGGCAAGAGAAACATAACCAGAATAGCATCAGCCCTGGGCATTTCAGAAGAGGCGATATACTCCGATTCATCCGCTATCAAATCCAGAATAAAGAAGACAAAAAAGATACCGCTGATATCATGGGAAAAGGCCGGCCAATGGCACGAGGCTCTGGACATATTTGAGACCGGCTATGCCGATGACTGGGTTTCCTTTGACACTGAGGATGAAAATGCCTTTGCTCTGACTGTTTCAGACAACAGCATGGCTCCGGAGTTTATACAAAATGATAAGGTCATGGTCTCACCCTCTGTTGATACGAAAACAGGTGATTACGTAATCGCCATGCTCAGTGACAGCATAACGCTAAGGAGGGTAAAGTACCTCGATGAGGCGGTTTTGCTTAAAACCATTAATCCTGATTACGATGACAGTATTATAACCGGAAGAGACAGGAAGAATTTAAGAATCATCGGAAAAATTATTGCAAGGTTGGTAAAATACTGA
- a CDS encoding NADH:flavin oxidoreductase, which yields MLLEKYNLGTMELRNRMVRSACYEKMADDDGFVTDMILNLYRDLAAGGVGLIISGNTLVHRSGFTVNKILCIYDDKYVDGLRKMADIVHKEGGRIALQLTHGGRQSVPALLDDNQPIAPSAVYEPFMKALPREMTEDEIWEIINAFASAAKRAQQAGFDAVQIHGAHGYLVSQFLSGYTNRRTDAWGGDEERRFRFVGEMVKAIRKEVGNTYPVYIKMNYDDYLPGGLTLPEALRIAKRLQSAAIDSIEVSTSMYESKVKTARPKILTPPDEAYNRMAAMEFKKTVSVPVMLVGGVRSKAVAEDILKQGHADLLSFGRPLIRQPDLPNLFKQGKETADCISCNGCMNYMKLDYVKCVQINK from the coding sequence ATGCTTTTAGAAAAATACAACCTAGGGACAATGGAATTAAGAAACCGGATGGTACGGTCGGCCTGTTATGAAAAGATGGCTGACGATGACGGCTTTGTTACAGATATGATACTAAATCTGTATAGGGATTTAGCCGCAGGCGGGGTGGGATTAATCATAAGCGGCAATACGCTGGTGCACCGCAGTGGATTTACGGTAAACAAGATTCTCTGTATATATGACGATAAATATGTTGATGGGCTTAGAAAAATGGCCGATATTGTACATAAAGAGGGTGGCAGGATTGCTCTTCAGCTAACTCATGGGGGCAGACAGAGTGTGCCGGCATTGTTAGATGACAATCAACCGATTGCACCCTCAGCAGTGTATGAGCCTTTCATGAAGGCACTACCCAGGGAGATGACGGAAGATGAGATATGGGAAATTATAAATGCCTTCGCATCGGCTGCAAAGAGAGCGCAACAGGCGGGCTTTGATGCGGTTCAGATTCACGGCGCCCATGGTTATCTGGTTAGCCAGTTTCTCTCGGGATACACAAATCGCCGCACGGATGCCTGGGGCGGCGATGAGGAGCGCAGGTTTCGGTTTGTTGGAGAGATGGTTAAGGCTATACGTAAAGAGGTCGGTAACACTTACCCTGTATATATAAAAATGAACTATGACGACTATCTGCCGGGGGGGCTAACCCTGCCTGAGGCTCTAAGGATTGCAAAACGTCTTCAGAGTGCCGCCATAGATTCCATAGAGGTCAGCACCAGCATGTATGAATCAAAAGTTAAAACGGCACGGCCGAAAATTCTGACGCCTCCGGATGAGGCATACAACCGTATGGCGGCTATGGAGTTTAAAAAAACGGTTTCAGTGCCTGTGATGCTGGTTGGCGGGGTTCGTTCAAAGGCTGTGGCCGAGGATATCTTAAAACAAGGGCATGCGGACCTTCTGTCATTTGGCAGACCTCTTATAAGACAACCAGACCTCCCAAATCTGTTTAAACAGGGGAAAGAAACCGCCGATTGCATCTCCTGTAACGGTTGTATGAATTATATGAAACTCGATTACGTCAAATGCGTGCAAATAAATAAGTAG
- a CDS encoding response regulator, which translates to MKDEPVLKSLTVLYAEDEGYIRELVTRFLKRRVAAVHEAGNGREGLDIFRLNKAVIDVVITDIQMPVMDGMTMIEEILKIEETQPIIITTAFNDEYHTSDKVCKNVIKPINLDRLLESIMFCIGIGVQN; encoded by the coding sequence ATGAAAGATGAGCCTGTGTTAAAATCGCTGACTGTGCTTTATGCAGAGGACGAGGGATATATAAGGGAATTGGTTACCCGTTTTCTAAAAAGAAGGGTTGCCGCTGTTCATGAGGCCGGCAACGGCAGGGAAGGTTTGGATATTTTCAGATTAAATAAAGCCGTTATTGATGTGGTGATAACCGATATTCAGATGCCGGTTATGGATGGGATGACAATGATAGAAGAAATACTGAAAATAGAAGAAACTCAGCCGATTATAATAACCACCGCTTTTAATGACGAATACCACACAAGCGACAAGGTGTGTAAAAATGTGATAAAACCGATAAATCTTGACCGGTTACTTGAAAGCATAATGTTTTGCATAGGGATTGGGGTTCAAAATTAG
- a CDS encoding sodium-translocating pyrophosphatase, translated as MENVLLALIFGISIVGILVAFMFAKWVLAKDDGTENMRAISDAIKEGANAFLKRQYQTIVILAAIFSVVLFVGYGLVRQHQSFDPVSSSVELAIWITLSFVFGAICSLFAGYIGMWVSIRSNIRTAAAARYSVNDALQVALRGGAVSGLMVVCMSLLGVAGLYVLVKNFAHVDAVKVPFMIVGYGFGASFVALFAQLGGGIYTKAADVGADLVGKVEAGIPEDDPRNPAVIADLVGDNVGDCAGRGADLFESTAAENIGAMILAAVMASSVPNVNPAWIIGVMMFPLLARAFGIIASIVGILFVKIKEDEEPMAGLNRGYYVTVVLAIIGLAIASKLLFFHPDYPGAWKYLFMAGVVGVLTSVAFIYITEYYTEFRFRPVRSIAESSQTGPATNIITGVAIGLECTAPTAIAISLSLLFAYYLGQHSGFPNAGIFGTAVATMGMLGPAAYVLAMDTFGPIADNAGGIIEMSDQPEDVRNRTDKLDAAGNTTKALTKGYAIGSAALAAFLLFRAYLDEVNNYGHKIETVDLAEPVVFVGALLGAALVFIFSALAVKAVGTAAYYVIQDVRDQFKEKPGILAGTEKPDYGRCVDIVTKGALKQMVVPGLVATLSPVVVGLLFKQVGKGAEAVAAFIMVGTIAGILMATFFNNAGGAWDNAKKFIEAGNMGGKGSFAHKAAVAGDTVGDPFKDTAGPSLHVLIKLLSTITLVLAPLFI; from the coding sequence ATGGAAAATGTCTTACTGGCGCTGATTTTCGGTATCAGCATAGTCGGCATTTTAGTAGCGTTCATGTTTGCCAAATGGGTTTTAGCAAAAGATGACGGCACAGAGAACATGAGAGCTATATCAGATGCTATCAAAGAGGGCGCAAACGCCTTTCTAAAAAGGCAGTATCAAACAATAGTGATACTTGCGGCAATATTTTCTGTGGTTTTATTCGTAGGCTACGGTCTTGTCAGACAACATCAGTCTTTTGACCCTGTGTCATCGAGTGTTGAGTTGGCTATATGGATAACACTGTCTTTTGTGTTTGGAGCGATATGTTCACTGTTTGCCGGCTACATAGGCATGTGGGTAAGCATAAGGAGTAATATAAGAACAGCGGCGGCGGCACGGTATAGTGTAAACGATGCGCTTCAGGTTGCCCTCAGAGGTGGTGCGGTATCGGGGCTTATGGTGGTTTGTATGAGCTTGCTGGGCGTTGCCGGCCTTTATGTACTTGTTAAAAACTTTGCACATGTGGATGCCGTTAAGGTTCCTTTTATGATAGTGGGTTATGGTTTTGGAGCCTCATTTGTGGCTTTATTTGCTCAGTTGGGAGGCGGTATTTATACCAAGGCAGCCGATGTGGGAGCGGACCTGGTAGGTAAGGTTGAGGCCGGCATTCCTGAGGATGACCCCAGAAACCCTGCGGTTATAGCCGACCTGGTCGGTGATAATGTCGGAGACTGTGCAGGCCGTGGCGCCGACTTATTTGAGTCAACCGCTGCAGAAAATATCGGTGCTATGATTTTGGCTGCAGTTATGGCCAGCAGTGTACCCAATGTAAACCCGGCCTGGATTATCGGCGTTATGATGTTTCCGCTGCTTGCCAGAGCCTTTGGCATAATAGCCTCGATAGTGGGTATTTTGTTTGTTAAAATCAAAGAAGATGAGGAACCGATGGCAGGGCTTAACAGAGGTTACTATGTGACCGTTGTGCTGGCCATTATAGGGCTTGCCATAGCAAGTAAACTTTTGTTTTTCCATCCGGACTATCCGGGCGCATGGAAATATCTCTTTATGGCCGGCGTTGTAGGTGTGCTAACCTCGGTAGCGTTTATATACATAACTGAGTACTACACAGAGTTCAGGTTCAGGCCGGTACGGTCGATAGCCGAGTCAAGCCAGACAGGTCCGGCCACCAATATAATAACAGGTGTGGCAATCGGTCTTGAATGCACAGCGCCGACAGCTATAGCCATTTCTCTGTCCCTTCTTTTTGCCTACTACTTAGGGCAGCACTCCGGGTTTCCAAACGCAGGGATATTCGGCACGGCGGTAGCTACAATGGGAATGCTCGGGCCGGCTGCTTATGTGTTAGCAATGGATACTTTCGGCCCGATAGCTGACAATGCCGGCGGTATTATTGAAATGAGTGACCAGCCGGAAGACGTCAGAAACAGAACGGATAAACTTGATGCAGCCGGAAACACAACAAAGGCTCTCACAAAGGGTTATGCCATCGGTTCGGCTGCTTTGGCCGCCTTTCTGCTTTTCAGAGCATACCTTGATGAGGTTAACAATTATGGACACAAAATAGAGACAGTTGACTTGGCGGAACCTGTGGTATTTGTCGGAGCTCTGCTTGGTGCAGCTCTTGTGTTTATATTTTCAGCGCTTGCGGTTAAGGCCGTCGGCACCGCTGCTTATTACGTCATTCAGGACGTCAGGGACCAGTTCAAGGAAAAGCCCGGCATTCTTGCCGGCACCGAGAAACCTGATTATGGCCGCTGCGTTGATATTGTTACAAAGGGAGCACTTAAGCAGATGGTTGTCCCGGGCCTTGTTGCAACCCTGAGCCCCGTTGTTGTGGGGTTATTGTTTAAACAAGTAGGAAAGGGCGCTGAAGCTGTAGCAGCATTTATAATGGTTGGAACAATAGCCGGTATTCTTATGGCAACGTTTTTTAATAATGCCGGTGGTGCATGGGATAATGCCAAGAAATTCATTGAGGCCGGGAATATGGGTGGTAAGGGCTCTTTTGCTCATAAGGCAGCCGTTGCCGGTGACACTGTAGGCGATCCCTTCAAAGACACTGCAGGCCCCTCACTTCACGTTTTGATTAAACTCCTTTCCACGATTACACTCGTACTGGCTCCGTTGTTTATTTAA
- a CDS encoding adenylosuccinate synthase, translating into MANILVVGAQWGDEGKGKVVDCLTERANVVARYQGGHNAGHTVVIGEEQFILHLIPSGILHKEKLCIMGNGLVIHPEALIEEIEELRKRKVEVGNNLKVSKSAHMIMPYHAVLDSVKESKKGEKKIGTTGRGIGPAYADKIARSGIRISDLYWPEIFKEKVTNNLVEINFLLKNLYHEEPLDAVVIYDKYMRCADMLAPHVDDTDVIIDNAIKDGKQILFEGAQGTMLDIDHGTYPFVTSSSACAGGAMTGLGVGPKKVDEVFGVVKAYTTRVGGGPFPTELLNNTGELLREKGGEYGATTGRARRCGWLDLVVLRHAVRVNGLTGLIITKLDILDGFDKISVCVGYKSNGKILNDFPTELPVLEACQPVYEHFDGWTETSGAVQSFDRLPVNARAYLKMIEEKLGIPIVIVSTGKKRENIIYLKDF; encoded by the coding sequence ATGGCAAATATATTAGTTGTAGGGGCACAGTGGGGCGATGAGGGTAAGGGTAAGGTGGTTGACTGCCTGACGGAGAGAGCGAATGTTGTTGCCCGTTACCAGGGCGGACACAACGCCGGCCACACGGTAGTAATAGGTGAAGAGCAGTTTATACTTCATCTTATCCCCTCAGGAATACTTCATAAGGAAAAGCTCTGCATCATGGGTAACGGACTGGTAATCCACCCTGAGGCTTTGATTGAGGAGATAGAGGAACTCAGAAAGCGTAAGGTTGAGGTTGGTAACAATCTCAAGGTTAGTAAGAGCGCTCATATGATAATGCCCTACCACGCCGTACTGGATAGTGTTAAAGAGTCGAAAAAGGGAGAGAAGAAAATCGGCACAACAGGGCGCGGCATAGGGCCTGCCTATGCCGATAAGATTGCCCGCTCCGGTATTCGGATTTCCGACCTCTACTGGCCTGAAATATTTAAGGAGAAGGTTACAAACAATCTTGTAGAGATAAATTTTTTGTTAAAAAATCTCTATCATGAAGAGCCACTGGATGCTGTGGTAATTTACGATAAGTACATGCGCTGCGCAGATATGCTTGCCCCACATGTGGATGACACAGATGTGATAATTGACAACGCAATCAAAGACGGCAAGCAAATACTCTTTGAGGGCGCTCAGGGTACAATGCTTGACATAGACCACGGAACGTACCCGTTTGTTACGTCATCCAGTGCCTGTGCAGGAGGGGCTATGACCGGTCTGGGGGTGGGGCCAAAGAAGGTGGATGAGGTTTTCGGGGTGGTGAAGGCTTACACAACGCGTGTGGGGGGAGGCCCGTTTCCAACCGAGCTGCTCAACAATACAGGGGAACTGCTCAGAGAAAAGGGCGGGGAGTACGGAGCAACCACAGGGCGCGCACGACGCTGCGGCTGGCTTGACTTAGTTGTTCTCAGACATGCTGTAAGGGTAAACGGCCTCACAGGGCTAATCATTACAAAACTTGACATATTGGACGGATTTGATAAGATAAGTGTCTGTGTCGGTTACAAGAGCAATGGAAAGATTTTAAATGATTTCCCTACGGAACTACCGGTACTTGAGGCTTGTCAACCCGTGTACGAACACTTTGACGGATGGACTGAAACCTCCGGCGCAGTACAATCTTTTGACAGGCTCCCTGTAAATGCAAGGGCATATTTAAAAATGATAGAGGAAAAACTAGGCATACCCATAGTTATTGTCTCAACCGGCAAAAAAAGAGAAAACATAATATATCTGAAGGATTTTTAA
- a CDS encoding ComF family protein yields MGLGLQIANAVSRLFYPCPCPLCSTAGKDDISVSPICRDCWNTIERLKGGICRLCSKPGLHTGVTICGDCYKDRPNISGLLAYGIYDGALKEAIHLFKFSKIFRFSTPLGKLLCQLPAPQADVLVPVPLTRRRLHYRGFNQSLLLADKVSKHTGIKLARDLLLKKRETPSQSLLNKADRTKALRGAFYTAADVQNKSVILIDDVVTTGTTINECAKTLLKAGASEVNAVVLARAVDKSYR; encoded by the coding sequence ATGGGGCTGGGATTACAAATAGCTAATGCCGTAAGCAGGCTTTTTTATCCCTGCCCGTGTCCTCTGTGTTCAACGGCCGGGAAAGATGATATCTCCGTCTCTCCCATTTGCAGGGACTGCTGGAATACAATAGAGCGGCTTAAAGGCGGCATTTGCCGCCTTTGTTCAAAGCCGGGCCTTCATACCGGCGTTACCATTTGCGGTGATTGCTATAAGGACAGGCCAAACATCTCAGGTCTTTTAGCATATGGTATTTATGACGGAGCGCTAAAAGAGGCGATACATCTTTTCAAGTTTTCTAAGATTTTTAGATTCTCAACGCCTCTTGGTAAATTACTATGTCAATTGCCAGCTCCACAGGCAGACGTCTTAGTGCCGGTTCCCTTAACAAGAAGGAGACTTCATTACAGGGGATTTAATCAAAGCCTTCTGCTTGCCGATAAAGTTTCCAAACATACAGGTATTAAGTTAGCCCGCGATTTATTGCTAAAAAAAAGGGAAACACCCAGTCAATCTCTGCTTAACAAAGCTGACCGTACAAAGGCACTCAGAGGGGCTTTCTACACAGCCGCAGATGTTCAAAACAAGAGCGTTATCCTCATTGATGACGTTGTAACAACAGGCACAACTATCAACGAATGCGCAAAAACACTGCTTAAAGCCGGCGCCTCCGAGGTCAACGCCGTTGTGCTGGCCAGAGCTGTGGATAAATCATATAGGTAG
- a CDS encoding metalloregulator ArsR/SmtB family transcription factor, producing MKSLGKKIELLRVIAHPVRIRILEELRKGVKCVSDFEKFLEISQPNVSQHLSLLRNHGVINYYMDGNLRCYFLVDPIIIDILTLLNKEYTEPLPPPACCPVRKREKTGLEQ from the coding sequence ATGAAAAGTTTAGGTAAAAAAATAGAGTTATTAAGGGTGATTGCACATCCTGTGAGAATCAGAATTCTGGAAGAACTCAGGAAGGGAGTTAAGTGTGTCAGTGATTTTGAGAAATTTCTGGAAATAAGCCAACCCAACGTATCCCAACACCTTTCCTTACTGCGAAACCATGGGGTTATTAACTACTATATGGATGGTAATCTCAGGTGTTATTTTTTGGTTGATCCTATCATTATTGATATATTGACGTTACTTAACAAAGAATACACAGAACCTCTTCCACCTCCTGCGTGCTGTCCAGTAAGAAAAAGGGAAAAAACAGGATTGGAGCAATAA
- a CDS encoding helix-turn-helix domain-containing protein, translating to MKDDFELIRGSGNVFRDFKRSNANVEQARAILAAKIIRTLDERGLSTREAERLTGVSHSEFSRIRNAQLQRFTLDRMISILGKLDEEIEVNVTFSSRLTHVEPLQRGFT from the coding sequence ATGAAAGACGATTTTGAATTGATACGTGGCAGCGGAAACGTGTTCCGAGACTTTAAACGTTCCAATGCCAACGTTGAACAGGCTCGAGCGATTCTTGCCGCAAAAATTATACGCACACTTGATGAACGTGGACTGTCTACACGCGAGGCTGAAAGGCTAACAGGCGTATCACATTCGGAGTTCTCACGCATCCGAAATGCACAGCTTCAGCGCTTTACGCTTGACCGGATGATTTCAATTCTCGGCAAGCTCGACGAGGAAATTGAGGTGAACGTTACCTTCAGTTCCCGCTTAACGCATGTTGAGCCGCTCCAAAGGGGCTTTACTTAA
- a CDS encoding PAS domain S-box protein — MKISKDSILMKVFSERALRHLNLDSPAVFSAFIVLTIFVSEWFIMTLIPQLSDLSNFTRSTIDATSLVIFVLPGLYFFLFRPLKIQIMECCKAKQRLRDLNAELNLKVCELAASEERFKTLVETIPDIVYRLDSEGRFTYLNSTIGKLGFSPEELIGQHFSKIISTDYVEEVSRACVLPKLAGVKTGDSTAPKLFDERRTGSRGTTGLEVYILKKTDDAESERGKCMIAEVNSSGVYDIDCSTMKRELSGTIGVIKPFPVEASGTVGIIRDITERKKAEEELLEAVKHFKMISDSIPSLIWMSSLEGGCSYVNKQWQEFTGKLLSDNAGDCLNDIVHPDDMIKTRNIYADSFIELKSFELEFRLKRYDGVYIWFLNRAVPFNLPEGNFSGYIGLCTDISSRKEAENALKGKTEELEDLNKNLKTLVAEEIDRGRKKEQLLIQQSKMAAMGEMLAAIAHQWRQPLNSLGLLIQDMEDAYEHGELDSPSMSDSVRKSMEQISYMSRTIDDFRNFFKPSKDRIPFGVVAAIKELLSILTVQFVKLVIEIRFFYKHGDTEREIKKTDISVAGSEEIIALGYPNEFKHVVMNIVNNSRDAIVSRAVISPGLKGDIRILVSKVKGRVLIEIKDNGGGIPKEALGKLFEPYFTTKEAEQGTGIGLYMSKVIIENNMNGALYAQNEGDGAKFTIELNVYNQYSS; from the coding sequence TTGAAAATCTCTAAGGACTCCATACTGATGAAAGTGTTTAGTGAGAGGGCCTTAAGGCATCTAAACCTTGATTCACCGGCAGTCTTTTCAGCATTTATAGTCTTAACAATTTTTGTCTCCGAGTGGTTTATAATGACTTTGATTCCTCAGTTAAGTGATTTATCTAATTTTACAAGGAGCACGATAGATGCTACCTCTCTTGTGATATTTGTTTTGCCCGGCTTGTATTTTTTTCTGTTTCGTCCGCTTAAGATTCAAATCATGGAGTGCTGTAAGGCAAAACAACGTCTTAGAGACCTTAATGCAGAGCTAAACTTAAAGGTCTGCGAACTGGCGGCATCTGAGGAGCGGTTTAAAACCCTTGTAGAGACTATTCCTGATATTGTTTACAGACTGGATTCCGAGGGCAGATTTACGTATTTAAACAGCACAATAGGAAAATTAGGGTTTTCTCCTGAGGAACTAATCGGGCAGCATTTCAGTAAAATAATATCAACTGATTATGTTGAGGAGGTTAGCAGAGCATGTGTGCTGCCGAAATTGGCCGGTGTTAAAACCGGAGACAGCACCGCCCCCAAACTTTTTGACGAAAGAAGAACCGGCTCAAGGGGCACTACGGGGCTTGAGGTCTATATTCTGAAAAAAACTGATGATGCAGAGAGCGAAAGAGGCAAGTGTATGATAGCGGAGGTAAACAGCTCCGGTGTCTATGATATAGACTGTTCTACAATGAAAAGAGAGCTCTCAGGTACGATAGGAGTGATTAAACCCTTTCCTGTTGAGGCCTCAGGGACAGTTGGGATAATAAGAGATATAACGGAGAGGAAAAAAGCGGAAGAGGAATTGCTTGAGGCGGTTAAGCATTTTAAAATGATTTCAGACAGCATCCCTTCACTTATCTGGATGTCAAGTCTGGAGGGCGGATGCAGTTATGTAAACAAGCAGTGGCAGGAATTTACAGGTAAATTGTTGAGTGACAATGCCGGCGACTGTTTGAATGATATTGTACATCCTGATGATATGATAAAGACAAGAAACATTTATGCTGATTCATTTATCGAGCTTAAATCTTTTGAGTTGGAATTCCGCTTAAAAAGATATGACGGCGTATATATTTGGTTTTTAAACAGAGCGGTGCCCTTTAATTTGCCGGAGGGGAACTTCTCCGGATATATCGGGCTCTGTACAGACATAAGCAGCAGGAAAGAAGCAGAAAATGCACTAAAGGGAAAAACAGAAGAGCTTGAGGATTTAAATAAAAATTTAAAAACTCTCGTTGCCGAGGAAATAGACAGGGGCAGGAAAAAGGAGCAATTGCTGATACAACAGTCGAAAATGGCTGCAATGGGGGAGATGCTTGCAGCCATAGCCCATCAGTGGAGACAACCGCTTAATTCTCTGGGGCTCTTGATTCAGGATATGGAGGATGCGTATGAGCATGGGGAGCTTGACAGCCCCTCTATGTCAGACTCAGTTAGGAAAAGCATGGAACAGATTTCTTATATGTCGCGTACGATAGATGATTTCAGAAACTTCTTTAAACCAAGCAAAGACAGAATTCCATTTGGTGTAGTAGCGGCAATAAAGGAGCTTCTTTCTATTTTAACAGTGCAGTTTGTAAAGCTTGTGATAGAAATAAGGTTTTTTTACAAACATGGAGATACTGAAAGGGAAATTAAAAAGACAGATATAAGTGTGGCTGGTTCAGAGGAGATAATAGCGCTGGGTTACCCTAATGAGTTTAAACATGTGGTGATGAATATAGTAAACAACTCCAGAGATGCTATAGTAAGCAGGGCTGTGATAAGTCCTGGACTAAAGGGAGACATCAGAATTCTGGTTTCAAAGGTAAAGGGCAGGGTATTAATAGAAATAAAAGACAATGGCGGTGGAATCCCTAAAGAGGCACTGGGTAAGCTGTTTGAGCCGTACTTTACCACTAAAGAGGCCGAACAGGGAACAGGCATAGGGCTTTACATGTCAAAGGTCATAATAGAAAACAACATGAACGGAGCACTCTATGCACAAAACGAGGGTGACGGCGCTAAATTTACTATCGAGCTTAACGTTTATAACCAATACAGTTCATGA
- a CDS encoding STAS domain-containing protein, producing the protein MKKEHNTVVKTEISVELYDQTLLADVKGRLDTIGAQELEKDINSSLSEQILCVVINMSLTDYISSAGLRVILSINKKLMKSGGSVALSNLNRYCASVLDMAGFKNILPIFDSSALALNYCEQISSERAIIANWHNLPSEEVGIGSMVFIAGAEDAGAIEILGNVDDVLYSKITLNHLASKRFSKTEYSIGLGGLGDKVEDYFPIMGEMMTIGGTMVWLPTDGNDVPDFFIPQYDTGGVTVRTTFNASITGKFNEYIYFESASEGGCTLTELYRVLFNSAKQRRSDFKGVIGVAMMADMAAVYASGVKKSPILDNVPSNGQMIVHSSNIAVWFDIDTTPRHRDATVLICGIGADLTMDLSAYDDKELKSVFYLHPANIGGKTEMLHNHGVIFSPIPMTEKPVNFEAEIKNVINKGDFIDMRHLLDISTIKKAFIGLSYTQKFVRE; encoded by the coding sequence GTGAAAAAGGAACATAATACTGTGGTTAAAACGGAAATTTCGGTAGAGTTATACGATCAAACCTTGCTTGCAGACGTTAAGGGACGTCTTGACACCATAGGCGCACAAGAACTTGAAAAAGACATTAATTCAAGCCTTAGTGAACAGATCCTTTGTGTGGTAATTAATATGAGTCTCACCGATTACATAAGCAGTGCCGGGTTGAGAGTGATTCTCAGCATAAATAAGAAACTAATGAAATCAGGCGGCTCAGTGGCTCTGTCAAATCTCAACAGATACTGTGCAAGTGTCCTTGACATGGCAGGTTTTAAGAATATACTGCCAATCTTTGATTCATCTGCTTTGGCGTTAAACTATTGTGAGCAGATATCCTCGGAAAGGGCAATCATTGCCAACTGGCATAATTTACCGTCAGAAGAGGTTGGTATTGGCTCTATGGTGTTTATTGCCGGCGCAGAGGATGCAGGCGCTATAGAGATTTTAGGTAACGTTGACGACGTGCTCTATAGTAAAATCACTTTAAACCACTTAGCCTCGAAGAGATTTTCAAAAACCGAGTATTCAATCGGATTGGGGGGGCTGGGGGATAAGGTGGAGGACTACTTTCCGATAATGGGAGAGATGATGACAATAGGGGGCACGATGGTTTGGCTTCCAACAGACGGCAACGATGTGCCTGATTTTTTTATTCCACAGTATGATACCGGAGGCGTAACTGTCAGAACCACCTTTAATGCTTCAATTACAGGGAAATTCAATGAATATATATATTTTGAAAGCGCCAGTGAGGGCGGCTGCACGCTGACGGAATTGTATCGGGTGCTTTTTAACTCTGCAAAACAACGGCGCTCTGACTTTAAGGGTGTAATAGGAGTGGCTATGATGGCTGATATGGCTGCCGTGTATGCCTCAGGAGTGAAAAAATCTCCCATATTGGACAATGTCCCGTCAAACGGGCAGATGATAGTGCATTCCTCCAATATAGCCGTATGGTTTGATATAGACACAACGCCCCGCCACAGAGACGCCACAGTGTTGATTTGCGGCATTGGGGCAGACCTCACCATGGATTTATCGGCTTATGACGATAAGGAGCTGAAATCAGTGTTTTACCTCCATCCTGCAAACATCGGAGGAAAGACCGAAATGCTTCATAATCACGGCGTAATATTCTCTCCAATTCCGATGACTGAAAAACCGGTAAATTTTGAAGCCGAAATTAAAAATGTCATCAACAAGGGCGATTTTATTGATATGAGACACTTGCTTGACATCTCCACCATAAAAAAAGCTTTTATCGGTCTAAGCTACACCCAAAAATTTGTAAGAGAGTGA